ATGAATATTTGCTATTAATTGTTCTTTTTTCGTTTCAATTAATGCAATTTTAGCATCTAAGGCTTCTCTTTGTGTTAATAAAACTTCTAAATAATCGGCTCTAGCAGATTTAAATAAACGTGTAGAAAGGGCTATAGATTCTGTTAACATTTGTACTTGATTAGCTTTTAAATTATAGATCTTTTTTAGATTTTGAATGTTAGAAAGACCATTTTCTACTTCTATATATGCACTTAAAATGGTTTTTTCATACTCAAAAATCGTTTGTAACTGTTGGTCACTTGCGTTTTTATAAGCTGCTTTTATTGCATTTCTATTAATTAAAGGACCAATAAGATCTCCCGCTAAAGAATAGGCTAGAGATTCTGGAGTGTTGGTTAAAAATTTAGATTTAAAAGATTCTAAACCTACACCTGCTTTAATACCTACAGAAGGATAAAAATTGGCTCTTGCTACTTTTGTATTTAATTTAGAAGCTGCTAATTCTAATTCTACTTTTCTAATATCAGGTCTATTTTGTAATAATTGAATAGGAACTCCAGCATACATTGTATCTATTTTAGTTGTTAAAAACTCTTTCGATTTTCTATGTACATGCTGAGGTTTTTGTCCTGTTAAAAAATTTATTTTATGCTCTATAACAACAATTTTTTGCTCTATTTCATATTTTTCACTTTGATTTTTAAGCACTTCAGCCTGAAATCGTCTCACTGCCAACTCCGTTGTTTTTGCAGCTTCTTTTTGCAGTTTTACAATTCTTAAAGCATTTTTTTGAATGTCTAAATTTTGATTAACAATGTCTAATTGATTGTCTAGGGCCATTAACTCGTAATAGGTATCTGCTATTTCAGAAACTAAAGTAGTAACCATAAAGTTTTTACCTTCTACAGAAGCTAAATATTCATATACAGCCGCTTTTTTTTCGTTTCTTAGTTTTTTCCAAATATCTAATTCCCATGAAGCAGAGAGGCCTACAGAATAATTAGTAAGAGGTTCAGGAAATTCTTTCCCATCAATTTCTAATTGTTTTTCTACTGAACCATTTCTGGTGTGTTCTCCTACTTTTTCTACTTCAGCTCCAGCAAAAATATTTACAAAAGGAAGGTATTCTCCTTTTTTAGCCTGAATCTGATTTTTAAACATATCTACACTTTGTAACATTATATTTAATTCTTGATTGTGTAGAAGTGCAGTATCAATTAAAGAAATTAAATAAGGGTCAGAAAAAAAAGTACGCCATTCTGTTTTTGCTGTATTTAAAGTGTCTACGTTTTTATGCAGAAACGTTTCTGGAACCGCTGTATTTTCTTTACGTATCTTTTTAGTAGGCGCGCAGGAATGCAAAAGCATTACTGCGAAAATAGCTACTAAAAAGAGTTGGCTGTTTTTTATACTATTGTTCATCATCTTTTCTTTTGGTTAATTTTTTCAATAGTTTAGAAATCTCGTTGAGTCTAAGTTTTAACTTACTTGTGCTATCGTCTTGTATATTTTTCATTAATTCTTCGGATAAAGGTTGACTAGATTCGTCTTTAATGAGGGTTTTACCATCTGCCATTTTAGCAAATACATAGTAAAGCCCCGGAATTAATAATACACCAAACACAGTACCAATAAACATACCTCCAAGTGCAGACCCTCCAATAGTTTTGTTACCAATTGCGCCCGCTCCTGTGGCAACTACTAACGGAATTAAACCAGCAACAAACGCAAAAGAAGTCATTAAAATAGGTCTAAATCTTTCTTTAGAACCTTCTATTGCCGCCTCTAAAATGGTGGCGCCTTGGCGTCTTTTTTGAACGGCAAATTCTACAATTAACACGGCATTTTTACCTAGTAATCCAACTAACATTATAATTCCTATTTGTGCATATACGTCATTGGCAAGTCCCATTGTCTTCAATAAGAAAAAAGAGCCAAAAACACCTACTGGTAAAGATAAAATAACAGCTAATGGCAATAAAAAACTTTCATATTGCGCAGCTAATACAAAATAGACAAATATTAATACAACAATAAAAATGTATAAAGATTCATTACCTCTATGTGCTTCATCAAAAGTTAAACCTTCCCATCCAATATCATATCCTTTTGGCAATTCTTTAGCAGCAACTTCTTTTATAGCTTTAATAGCATCTCCACTGGTAAAACCTTTTGCAGGCAAACCTCTAATTGCTGCAGAATTGTATAAGTTATATCTTGTAATTTCATTAGGACCTAATTCTTTTGTGATGGTCATAAAAGCAGAATACGGTACCATTTTACCCGATTCATTTTTTACATATAATTTATCTAAATCTGTTGGAAGCCTTCTGTATTCTGGTGCAGCTTGTGTGTATACTTTAAAAAATCGACCAAAACGAATAAATCCTTGCTCGTAAGTACTACCTATTAAAATATTTAGGTTTTCCATGGCTTTACCAATACTAACCCCTTTTTGCATGGCTATTTTGTTGTTTATTTTTAATTTATACTGCGGATAATTTGCAGAAAAGAAAGTAAACAAACCTGTAATTTCTTTACGTTTAGATAAGGCCTTCATAAATTCGTTATTTACCCTTTCAAACTCATGATAATCTGTAGAGTTTGTTTTATCCAACAAACGCATAGAAAATCCTCCAGAAGAACCAAAACCTGGAACAGCAGGTGGTTCAAAATATTCAATTATGGCTCCTAAATCTTTGGTTTTTTCTTCTAATTCCTCCATAATTTCGTGTACAGAATATTCGCGATCATGCCAAGATTTTAGGTTGATAAGACAAGTACCTGCATTAGATCCTCTACCTTCTGTCATAATTTCATAACCCGCCAAAGAGGAAACAGAGGCAACTCCTTCTGTGTCTTCGCAGATTTGTTGTAATTTTTTAGCAACTTCATTGGTTCTTTCTAAAGTAGCACCAGGAGGCGTTTGTATAATTGCGTAAATCATTCCCTGGTCTTCATTCGGAATAAAACCAGCAGGTAGTGTTTTGTTGGTGATAAAAATACCCAAACAAAAAGCAATTAAAATTCCGAAAGTTACAATTCTACGTGCAACAATTTTATTTAAAATTAGAACGTATTTTCCTGTAAGTTTTTCGAAACCACCATTAAACCAACGAATAAATCTATCTATAGGAGATTTACTTTTTGGTTTTCCATGATTATTTTTTAACATCATTGCACAAAGTACAGGTGTTAATGTTAAAGCTACAATTGCAGAAATAACAATAGAACCTGCCATGGTAATAGAAAATTGACGATAAAAAACACCTACTGGCCCTGTCATAAATGAAATAGGGATAAATACAGAAACCATTACCAAAGT
The nucleotide sequence above comes from Polaribacter butkevichii. Encoded proteins:
- a CDS encoding TolC family protein; translated protein: MNNSIKNSQLFLVAIFAVMLLHSCAPTKKIRKENTAVPETFLHKNVDTLNTAKTEWRTFFSDPYLISLIDTALLHNQELNIMLQSVDMFKNQIQAKKGEYLPFVNIFAGAEVEKVGEHTRNGSVEKQLEIDGKEFPEPLTNYSVGLSASWELDIWKKLRNEKKAAVYEYLASVEGKNFMVTTLVSEIADTYYELMALDNQLDIVNQNLDIQKNALRIVKLQKEAAKTTELAVRRFQAEVLKNQSEKYEIEQKIVVIEHKINFLTGQKPQHVHRKSKEFLTTKIDTMYAGVPIQLLQNRPDIRKVELELAASKLNTKVARANFYPSVGIKAGVGLESFKSKFLTNTPESLAYSLAGDLIGPLINRNAIKAAYKNASDQQLQTIFEYEKTILSAYIEVENGLSNIQNLKKIYNLKANQVQMLTESIALSTRLFKSARADYLEVLLTQREALDAKIALIETKKEQLIANIHIYKSLGGGWK
- a CDS encoding efflux RND transporter permease subunit, with the protein product MFSKFIKRPVLAIVISVMIVFIGLLAIKQLPISQFPQIAPTTVNIFIAYPGSSADVLVNSTLIPLETAINGVQGMRYIASDATSAGEGTLRVIFEPGTDPNQAVVRIKTRVDQVMPLLPELVQREGVIITPVQPSMLMYVNLFSKEKKNDEKFLYNYAYTKIIPEIQRINGIASAKILGSRKYAMRVWLKPDRMRAYNISAEEVLEAMEDQSILARPGRLGRSSGKTAQSLEYVLTYENRYNKADQYKEIIVKANEDGQLVKLSDIADVELGSEFFDIYSNLDGHPSASIVLKQTFGSNGSDVIKSVKEKLKELKVDLPPGIEFKISYDVSNFLDASVEQVLHTLRDAFILVAIVVFLFLGDWRSTLIPIIAVPVSLVGSFFVMQLFGLSINLITLFALVLAIGIVVDNAIVVVEAVHVKMEEENLSPYKASYEVLNEIGGAIIAITLVMVSVFIPISFMTGPVGVFYRQFSITMAGSIVISAIVALTLTPVLCAMMLKNNHGKPKSKSPIDRFIRWFNGGFEKLTGKYVLILNKIVARRIVTFGILIAFCLGIFITNKTLPAGFIPNEDQGMIYAIIQTPPGATLERTNEVAKKLQQICEDTEGVASVSSLAGYEIMTEGRGSNAGTCLINLKSWHDREYSVHEIMEELEEKTKDLGAIIEYFEPPAVPGFGSSGGFSMRLLDKTNSTDYHEFERVNNEFMKALSKRKEITGLFTFFSANYPQYKLKINNKIAMQKGVSIGKAMENLNILIGSTYEQGFIRFGRFFKVYTQAAPEYRRLPTDLDKLYVKNESGKMVPYSAFMTITKELGPNEITRYNLYNSAAIRGLPAKGFTSGDAIKAIKEVAAKELPKGYDIGWEGLTFDEAHRGNESLYIFIVVLIFVYFVLAAQYESFLLPLAVILSLPVGVFGSFFLLKTMGLANDVYAQIGIIMLVGLLGKNAVLIVEFAVQKRRQGATILEAAIEGSKERFRPILMTSFAFVAGLIPLVVATGAGAIGNKTIGGSALGGMFIGTVFGVLLIPGLYYVFAKMADGKTLIKDESSQPLSEELMKNIQDDSTSKLKLRLNEISKLLKKLTKRKDDEQ